The following are from one region of the Candidatus Acidulodesulfobacterium ferriphilum genome:
- a CDS encoding TatA/E family twin arginine-targeting protein translocase produces the protein MFGIGTPEILIIIVVALLIFGPTKLPELGKTLGKGLREFKKASSDLKDQINPLNNEEQPQAESPNLISGEKTAGKKKRQAKRKPGKASKTRSKKPVQTTTAKTIPTKRSKAKSDKQKPE, from the coding sequence ATGTTTGGAATAGGAACGCCAGAAATACTTATTATTATCGTAGTTGCTCTATTAATATTCGGTCCCACGAAACTTCCGGAACTTGGCAAAACTCTCGGTAAGGGACTCAGGGAGTTTAAAAAAGCATCTTCGGATTTAAAAGATCAAATTAATCCTTTGAATAACGAAGAGCAACCGCAGGCGGAATCCCCAAACCTGATTTCCGGCGAAAAGACGGCAGGCAAAAAGAAACGGCAGGCAAAAAGAAAACCGGGCAAAGCGTCAAAAACCCGCTCAAAAAAACCTGTGCAAACGACAACAGCCAAAACAATCCCAACGAAAAGGTCGAAGGCTAAAAGCGATAAACAAAAACCGGAGTAA
- a CDS encoding radical SAM protein, whose amino-acid sequence MLFVNDIFYSIQGESSFAGYPCKFVRLAGCNLKCSYCDTEEALTTENSRKLSVSEIVNDLSKIGGKIRLVEITGGEPLIQEAVYGLFDELIKLNYTVLLETNGSIDLKSVPGHVVKIVDIKCPSSGFSHKNNYKNLDYITATDELKFVIGTEDDYAFAKDFLKNNLIKTSKIIFSAAFAAMPSKDLALKILKDELNVRLGIQLHKVLQLK is encoded by the coding sequence ATGTTATTCGTAAACGATATTTTCTACAGTATTCAGGGCGAATCTTCCTTTGCCGGTTATCCGTGTAAGTTCGTCAGGCTTGCGGGCTGCAACCTTAAATGTTCTTATTGCGATACCGAAGAGGCTTTAACGACCGAAAATTCCAGAAAACTATCCGTAAGCGAAATTGTTAATGATTTAAGTAAGATAGGCGGAAAAATAAGGCTTGTGGAGATTACCGGCGGCGAACCCTTAATTCAGGAAGCCGTTTATGGATTATTCGATGAATTGATAAAATTAAATTATACGGTATTATTAGAAACCAACGGGTCAATAGACTTAAAAAGCGTTCCCGGGCATGTTGTCAAAATTGTCGATATAAAATGTCCTTCAAGCGGTTTTTCCCATAAGAATAATTATAAAAATTTAGATTATATTACTGCAACGGATGAGCTGAAATTTGTTATAGGAACGGAAGATGATTATGCCTTTGCTAAAGATTTTTTAAAAAATAACTTGATAAAAACATCAAAAATTATATTCTCCGCGGCCTTTGCCGCTATGCCTTCGAAAGATCTGGCATTAAAAATATTAAAAGATGAATTGAATGTCAGGCTGGGGATACAGCTTCACAAAGTTCTGCAATTAAAATAA
- the nth gene encoding endonuclease III: MFAKKNIGGIVKLFEKNYGELKPFLKFNNAFQLLIAVVLSAQCTDKRVNIITADLFKRYIKPSDLAKKNLKDFEEEIKTCGMYHNKAKNLIEASKILTENFNNEVPKDFDSLVSLPGVGRKSANVILGTYFNEERFPVDTHVFRVANRIGLVSQKTPEKTEDDLTAIIPPNLWMKMHRWLIYHGRTYCIAKNPKCADCFLKGYCLYYKSKNL, translated from the coding sequence ATGTTTGCAAAAAAGAATATAGGCGGTATAGTAAAACTTTTTGAAAAAAATTACGGAGAACTAAAGCCCTTTTTAAAATTCAACAACGCCTTTCAGCTTTTAATAGCAGTGGTTCTTTCTGCCCAATGTACCGATAAACGGGTTAATATAATTACCGCAGATTTGTTTAAACGCTACATTAAACCGTCAGACCTCGCCAAAAAAAATTTAAAAGATTTTGAAGAAGAGATTAAAACCTGCGGCATGTATCACAACAAGGCAAAAAACCTTATAGAAGCCTCTAAAATACTTACCGAAAATTTCAATAACGAAGTTCCCAAGGATTTCGATTCGTTAGTCAGCCTTCCGGGAGTCGGAAGAAAATCCGCCAATGTAATACTCGGCACTTACTTCAATGAAGAACGGTTTCCGGTAGATACCCATGTATTCAGGGTTGCAAATCGAATCGGGCTTGTGAGCCAGAAAACCCCCGAAAAAACAGAGGACGACCTTACCGCAATAATTCCTCCGAATCTCTGGATGAAAATGCACCGCTGGCTTATTTATCACGGCAGAACTTACTGCATTGCCAAAAATCCGAAATGCGCCGATTGCTTTCTGAAAGGCTATTGCCTTTATTATAAGTCTAAAAATTTGTGA
- a CDS encoding nucleoside-diphosphate kinase: MERTLSIIKPDGVKNGLTGNIIRLFEENGFEIKAIKKVHLSKSEAEGFYYVHKERPFFNSLVSFMTEGPVVLIVLSAENAILKNRELMGATNPKDAKEGTIRKMYAESIERNVVHGSDSLESAKFEIPYFFNVFEIL, from the coding sequence ATAGAGCGGACACTTTCCATTATAAAACCGGATGGCGTGAAAAACGGGTTAACGGGAAATATTATTAGATTATTCGAGGAAAACGGCTTTGAGATAAAGGCCATAAAAAAGGTCCATCTTTCGAAAAGCGAAGCGGAAGGGTTTTACTATGTCCATAAAGAACGTCCCTTTTTTAACAGCTTAGTTTCTTTTATGACGGAAGGGCCTGTCGTCCTTATCGTATTATCCGCTGAAAATGCTATTCTAAAAAATCGTGAGTTAATGGGGGCAACAAACCCGAAAGACGCAAAGGAAGGAACTATAAGAAAAATGTATGCCGAAAGCATTGAAAGAAATGTGGTGCACGGCTCCGACTCTTTGGAATCCGCAAAATTCGAAATTCCATATTTCTTTAATGTATTCGAGATATTATAA
- a CDS encoding 2-oxoacid:ferredoxin oxidoreductase subunit gamma has product MSDRTEFRFAGSGGQGLILAGIILADAAAIYENKNAVQTQSYGPEARGGSSKSEVIISDSPIEYPKATMVDYMVALTQESFTKYIKDVKDNGIVIADKELVADFSNAKGKLYVIDMVKSAREELGKLLGLNIIALGVLVELSGIVSHESIEQALMKRVPKGFEDYNKKAIEIGFRLAKEIKNNK; this is encoded by the coding sequence ATGAGTGACAGGACTGAGTTTAGATTTGCGGGTTCCGGCGGTCAGGGTTTAATCCTTGCAGGCATTATACTGGCAGATGCGGCTGCGATATACGAAAACAAAAATGCCGTTCAAACCCAATCTTACGGCCCCGAAGCGAGGGGCGGTTCCAGCAAATCCGAGGTTATTATATCGGATAGCCCTATCGAATACCCGAAGGCAACAATGGTTGACTATATGGTTGCCTTAACGCAGGAGTCTTTTACCAAGTATATCAAGGATGTTAAAGATAACGGCATCGTAATTGCCGATAAAGAACTTGTGGCGGATTTTTCAAATGCTAAGGGCAAACTTTATGTTATCGATATGGTTAAATCCGCAAGGGAGGAACTGGGAAAGCTTTTAGGATTAAATATTATTGCGCTGGGCGTTCTCGTTGAACTCTCCGGCATAGTTTCTCACGAGTCGATTGAGCAGGCATTGATGAAAAGGGTGCCTAAGGGTTTTGAAGATTATAACAAAAAAGCTATAGAAATCGGTTTCAGGCTTGCAAAAGAAATTAAGAATAACAAATAG
- a CDS encoding 2-oxoacid:ferredoxin oxidoreductase subunit beta produces the protein MIKTKFDYNKYLRKNTLPHIWCPGCGDGIILKALLRAIDKSGYSKDEVVITSGIGCASRLPGYVDFNTIHTTHGRALTFAIGIKMYKPRLKVITISGDGDALAIGGNHFIHAARRNIDMTLIVFNNYTYGMTGGQYSPTQPLDSYSTTTPFGNIEPPFDVCNLAQAAGATWVGRSTSYHAVQLEKFMVDALNHTGFSVLDVITNCHISYGRRNKMKSPVEMIKYQKEKAVPARSAENMTPEDLAGRFKTGILFEKKDMPEFCGEYYKKLETIKIK, from the coding sequence ATGATAAAAACAAAATTCGATTATAATAAATATTTGCGAAAAAACACATTGCCTCATATATGGTGCCCGGGATGCGGAGACGGAATTATTTTAAAAGCGCTCTTAAGAGCAATCGACAAGTCCGGCTATTCCAAGGACGAGGTAGTCATTACATCCGGCATAGGGTGCGCTTCGAGGCTTCCGGGTTATGTCGATTTCAACACGATACATACAACCCACGGAAGGGCATTGACATTTGCTATCGGGATAAAAATGTACAAGCCGAGACTCAAAGTCATTACGATTTCCGGAGACGGCGATGCTCTTGCTATCGGAGGAAATCACTTTATACATGCCGCGAGAAGAAATATAGACATGACTTTAATCGTTTTTAACAACTACACCTACGGAATGACAGGCGGGCAGTATTCCCCCACTCAGCCTTTAGACAGCTATTCGACTACGACGCCCTTCGGAAATATCGAACCGCCGTTCGATGTCTGCAATCTGGCTCAAGCCGCCGGCGCGACATGGGTCGGGAGATCCACCTCTTACCACGCAGTTCAACTTGAAAAGTTTATGGTTGACGCATTGAATCATACCGGTTTTTCCGTCCTCGATGTCATCACTAACTGCCATATTTCTTACGGAAGGAGAAATAAAATGAAATCCCCTGTAGAAATGATTAAATATCAAAAGGAAAAGGCGGTTCCTGCAAGGTCTGCAGAAAATATGACGCCGGAAGATTTGGCAGGCAGGTTTAAAACAGGCATTTTATTCGAAAAAAAAGATATGCCCGAATTTTGCGGGGAATATTACAAAAAATTAGAAACGATAAAAATAAAATAA
- a CDS encoding 2-oxoacid:acceptor oxidoreductase subunit alpha, translated as MTKNIKLMQGNEAIAEGAVIAGCDFFAGYPITPSSEVAEILSSKLPKIGRVFLQMEDEIAALGAVLGAALGGAKAITASSGPGISLKQEHIGYASMCEIPCVIINVMRGGPSTGLPTLPAQGDVMQAKWGTHGDHAIIAITPSSVNESLYETIRAFNLAVKYRTPVLILTDEIIGHMREKVVIPDKNDVEIIDVKLPGVPPEKYNPYNYTSGKVTPLAPMGEGYRYHVTGLIHGETGFPSQKTDVIQNAQNWLMDKIYKNIKDIEKFEEFQTEDADILLVAYGSTSRSSRQAIRMARSAGIKAGMFRPITIWPFPDEQVSKLSKKIKKILVPEMNMGQIIFEVQRNACGSSVYGLNVVSGEPITPDQIYEKIKEISKI; from the coding sequence ATGACTAAAAACATAAAACTTATGCAAGGGAATGAAGCAATTGCCGAAGGCGCTGTTATAGCCGGGTGCGATTTTTTTGCGGGTTACCCTATAACGCCGTCTTCGGAAGTAGCAGAGATTTTATCGAGCAAACTTCCGAAAATCGGGAGAGTATTTCTTCAAATGGAAGATGAAATTGCCGCTTTAGGCGCCGTCCTTGGGGCGGCGCTGGGCGGCGCAAAAGCTATCACGGCATCATCGGGGCCCGGAATTTCTTTAAAACAGGAGCACATCGGATATGCCTCGATGTGCGAAATTCCCTGTGTTATTATAAATGTTATGCGGGGCGGACCTTCCACGGGCTTGCCGACGCTTCCTGCCCAGGGCGATGTTATGCAGGCAAAATGGGGAACGCACGGGGACCATGCTATTATAGCCATTACTCCTTCAAGCGTCAACGAATCGCTTTATGAAACTATCCGCGCATTTAATCTGGCTGTAAAATATAGAACCCCCGTCCTTATTTTAACCGATGAAATCATCGGGCATATGAGAGAAAAAGTTGTTATTCCCGATAAAAACGATGTCGAGATAATAGATGTCAAATTACCCGGCGTCCCGCCCGAAAAGTATAACCCGTATAACTACACGAGCGGAAAAGTGACCCCTTTAGCGCCGATGGGCGAAGGATACCGCTATCATGTTACGGGGCTGATCCACGGAGAAACCGGCTTCCCGTCCCAAAAAACCGATGTCATCCAAAACGCTCAAAACTGGCTTATGGACAAGATTTATAAAAATATCAAGGATATTGAAAAGTTCGAGGAGTTTCAAACAGAGGATGCCGATATACTTTTGGTAGCTTACGGTTCAACCTCCCGCTCCTCCCGGCAGGCTATCAGGATGGCAAGAAGCGCAGGCATAAAGGCGGGCATGTTCAGGCCTATTACGATATGGCCGTTTCCCGATGAACAGGTTTCTAAACTTTCTAAGAAAATAAAAAAGATATTGGTTCCCGAAATGAATATGGGTCAAATTATTTTTGAGGTGCAAAGAAATGCCTGCGGCTCGTCGGTTTATGGTTTAAATGTGGTCAGCGGCGAACCTATCACGCCCGATCAGATATATGAAAAGATTAAAGAGATTTCAAAAATATAA
- a CDS encoding 4Fe-4S dicluster domain-containing protein: protein MDIIVNYCKGCEICVAFCPEQVLVMNKEVAEVVDISKCTKCNICEYLCPDFSISVEG, encoded by the coding sequence ATCGACATTATCGTCAATTACTGCAAGGGGTGTGAAATTTGCGTCGCTTTCTGTCCCGAACAGGTTCTTGTTATGAATAAAGAGGTGGCGGAAGTTGTGGATATTTCCAAATGCACTAAATGCAATATTTGCGAATATCTGTGTCCGGACTTTTCGATTAGCGTGGAAGGATAA
- the sucD gene encoding succinate--CoA ligase subunit alpha — protein sequence MSILVNKNTNVLVQGITGKEGSFHTLKCLEYGTNIVAGVTPFKGKTLFNNSVPVYNTIDEAKKEHRIDATMVFVPAGFAASSIIEAVESEIPLIVCITEGIPVMDMLNVKDALNCSESIMIGPNCPGIITADECKIGIMPGFIHKKGKIGVLSRSGTLTYEAVNQLTKAGLGETTCIGIGGDPIIGSPFITFLKMFENDSETKAVVMIGEIGGTSEEEASEFVKKNMKKPVIGFIAGKTAPAGKRMGHAGAIISGGVGTASAKLKTMEKNGVFIADNPSIIAETVKKALNL from the coding sequence ATGAGCATTCTTGTAAATAAAAATACCAATGTTCTGGTTCAGGGAATTACGGGCAAGGAGGGGTCGTTTCATACCCTGAAGTGCCTTGAATACGGCACAAATATCGTTGCAGGCGTTACTCCTTTCAAAGGCAAAACACTGTTTAACAATTCCGTGCCTGTTTACAATACGATCGACGAAGCCAAAAAAGAGCACAGGATCGACGCTACTATGGTTTTTGTCCCCGCAGGTTTTGCGGCTTCGAGCATAATCGAGGCGGTAGAGTCTGAAATTCCGCTCATTGTTTGTATAACCGAAGGGATACCCGTAATGGATATGCTAAATGTTAAAGATGCTTTAAACTGTTCGGAATCTATAATGATTGGCCCCAACTGCCCCGGAATTATTACCGCGGATGAGTGTAAAATCGGCATTATGCCCGGGTTTATTCATAAAAAGGGTAAAATCGGGGTTTTGTCGAGAAGCGGAACCCTGACATATGAAGCGGTAAATCAGCTCACAAAAGCAGGGCTTGGCGAAACCACCTGCATAGGTATCGGGGGCGACCCTATAATAGGCTCTCCTTTTATAACCTTTTTAAAGATGTTCGAAAATGATAGCGAAACAAAAGCCGTTGTTATGATCGGGGAAATCGGCGGAACGTCCGAAGAGGAAGCGTCGGAATTCGTCAAAAAAAATATGAAAAAACCCGTCATAGGTTTTATTGCGGGAAAAACCGCTCCTGCTGGCAAAAGAATGGGGCATGCGGGCGCAATAATCTCCGGCGGCGTAGGCACGGCATCTGCAAAACTTAAAACAATGGAAAAAAACGGGGTTTTTATTGCCGATAATCCGTCCATTATTGCCGAAACCGTAAAAAAGGCTTTAAATTTGTAG
- a CDS encoding ADP-forming succinate--CoA ligase subunit beta, whose translation MDIHEYQAKEILNNHNIKTLRSILCRNGEEAYKAYQTLSSPVCAVKAQVHAGGRGKAGGVKIAKSAVETKSIAEKMIGMTLVTAQTGKEGKIVRKVLIEEGAEIIKEFYLSLTIDRKTASIAFVLSAEGGTEIEEVSKNTPEKILTVSINQCHGLKSFHVLKMLLFLGIEKTLYNDFSNLVNLLYDSFIKEDMSMLEINPLILTGANAFIPLDAKIILDDNASIRHPYFNDFIDEDEEEPLEVMAKSVGLNYIKLSGNVGCMVNGAGLAMATMDTIKEFGAMPANFLDVGGTADTKRVETAFNILLSDKNVKGIFINIFGGIVKCDMVAEGVVAAAKNIGLKLPVVVRLEGTNADIAAKIIESSGMNFIVGESLADGAKKISDIVNG comes from the coding sequence ATGGATATTCATGAATATCAGGCAAAGGAAATTTTAAATAATCACAACATTAAAACCCTCAGGTCTATCTTGTGCCGTAACGGTGAAGAGGCATATAAGGCATATCAAACATTATCCTCCCCCGTCTGTGCCGTAAAAGCGCAGGTTCATGCAGGAGGGAGAGGCAAGGCGGGCGGCGTTAAAATTGCAAAATCTGCCGTCGAAACCAAATCTATTGCCGAGAAAATGATCGGCATGACACTGGTTACCGCTCAAACGGGCAAAGAGGGCAAAATAGTCAGAAAGGTTCTTATAGAGGAAGGCGCCGAAATAATTAAAGAGTTTTACCTGTCCCTTACGATAGATAGAAAAACCGCGTCCATTGCCTTTGTTCTCAGCGCGGAAGGCGGCACGGAAATAGAGGAGGTTTCCAAAAACACGCCCGAAAAAATTTTAACCGTCTCGATAAACCAGTGTCATGGCTTGAAATCCTTTCATGTACTTAAGATGCTTTTATTCCTCGGCATTGAAAAAACCCTTTACAACGATTTTTCTAACCTTGTAAATCTCTTATACGATTCCTTTATTAAAGAAGATATGTCTATGCTCGAGATTAACCCTTTAATACTGACGGGGGCTAACGCATTTATTCCATTGGATGCAAAAATCATATTAGACGATAATGCATCTATAAGGCATCCTTATTTTAACGACTTTATCGACGAGGATGAGGAAGAGCCACTGGAAGTCATGGCAAAAAGCGTCGGGCTTAACTACATTAAATTAAGCGGAAATGTCGGATGCATGGTAAACGGTGCGGGACTTGCCATGGCTACGATGGATACGATTAAGGAGTTTGGCGCAATGCCTGCCAATTTTTTAGATGTGGGCGGAACCGCCGATACTAAAAGAGTTGAAACGGCATTCAATATCCTTTTATCCGATAAAAATGTCAAGGGAATATTTATAAATATATTCGGCGGAATCGTCAAATGCGATATGGTTGCGGAAGGGGTTGTCGCCGCAGCCAAAAATATCGGGTTAAAACTGCCCGTAGTCGTCAGGCTCGAGGGCACGAACGCCGACATTGCCGCTAAAATAATAGAAAGTTCGGGAATGAATTTTATAGTCGGGGAAAGCCTCGCAGACGGCGCAAAAAAGATTTCGGATATCGTAAACGGCTAA
- a CDS encoding Fe-S-containing hydro-lyase, which produces MSVKKITTPLSDDTVLSLKTGDEVLISGVIYTARDQAHFRLIKLIEENKPLPFDIQGQIIYYVGPTPEKPGEVIGAAGPTTSYRMDKYAPALMKLGLKGMIGKGKRSNEVKEAIRKYGAVYFGAIGGAGALISKSIKSNKVIAYEDLLSEAVRELIVEDFPAIVVNDVYGGDLYEEGRKRYENKYSIAI; this is translated from the coding sequence ATGAGCGTTAAAAAAATAACTACGCCCCTGTCAGACGACACGGTATTAAGCCTGAAAACGGGCGACGAGGTTTTAATAAGCGGGGTAATTTATACCGCAAGGGATCAGGCTCACTTTAGATTGATTAAATTAATAGAGGAAAATAAGCCTCTGCCGTTTGACATTCAAGGGCAGATTATTTACTATGTCGGACCAACCCCTGAAAAACCGGGCGAGGTTATCGGCGCGGCAGGACCGACCACAAGTTACAGGATGGATAAGTACGCCCCCGCATTAATGAAGCTTGGCTTAAAGGGCATGATAGGCAAAGGCAAAAGATCCAATGAAGTGAAAGAAGCGATCCGAAAATACGGGGCAGTGTATTTCGGCGCTATCGGCGGAGCAGGGGCTTTAATTTCTAAATCAATAAAATCCAATAAGGTTATCGCATACGAAGACCTTTTGTCCGAAGCCGTCCGCGAGCTTATAGTCGAAGATTTTCCGGCTATCGTCGTAAACGATGTATATGGGGGAGACCTGTACGAAGAAGGCAGAAAACGATATGAAAACAAATATAGCATTGCAATATAA
- a CDS encoding fumarate hydratase → MRFITSEEISNTVKNLIINSSVSLPEDTYKGLKQAFEKEISESGKTVLRQILLNAEVAKTENKPLCQDTGLAVFFVEIGIDVAVKGRNLTDAINEGTRRGYSEGFLRKSTCDPLTRKNIGDNTPAIIHYEFTNGDKLKIMYAAKGGGSENMSGIKMMRPSDGKDGIMDFVVQIMQAAGPNPCPPNIIGVGIGGNFERSAILAKKSLFRKLGEKNNDQELDEMEKIILERINNIGTGPMGFGGICTALGVHIIKEPCHIASLPVAVNIECHSHRHAEITI, encoded by the coding sequence ATGAGGTTTATAACATCCGAAGAAATATCAAACACCGTTAAAAATTTAATTATTAATTCAAGCGTCAGCTTGCCCGAAGATACCTACAAAGGCCTTAAGCAGGCTTTTGAAAAAGAAATTTCCGAATCCGGAAAAACCGTACTGCGCCAGATACTGTTAAACGCGGAGGTCGCAAAAACCGAAAATAAGCCTCTATGCCAGGATACGGGACTTGCCGTTTTCTTTGTGGAAATCGGGATAGATGTTGCGGTTAAAGGCAGAAACTTAACGGATGCTATAAACGAGGGCACAAGGCGGGGGTACTCCGAAGGATTTTTAAGAAAATCTACATGCGACCCTTTAACAAGGAAGAACATAGGAGACAATACGCCTGCGATAATACATTATGAGTTTACGAACGGGGATAAACTTAAAATAATGTACGCGGCAAAGGGCGGGGGAAGCGAAAATATGAGCGGAATTAAGATGATGCGTCCCTCGGACGGAAAAGACGGCATTATGGATTTTGTCGTTCAAATAATGCAGGCGGCGGGACCAAACCCCTGTCCTCCCAACATTATCGGGGTCGGCATAGGCGGCAATTTTGAAAGGTCTGCCATTCTTGCAAAAAAATCCCTTTTTAGAAAATTGGGAGAGAAAAACAACGATCAAGAATTAGATGAAATGGAAAAAATAATATTGGAAAGGATAAATAACATCGGAACGGGTCCGATGGGTTTTGGCGGGATTTGCACGGCTCTCGGGGTTCATATAATTAAAGAACCGTGCCATATTGCAAGCCTTCCCGTTGCCGTTAATATCGAATGCCATTCGCACAGGCATGCCGAAATAACAATATAA
- a CDS encoding cation transporter, giving the protein MEDIVKIKSGEFTLHTRNGHAEHHRPHDDNAHSHSLNLNGEAFRSEKNLKIAFLLTIFILITEFSGAVISKSMALYSDSGHILVDASSLLLAWFAQMQVRKTPTEKNTYGYHRMGILAALFNSSLLLVISLILIYESYLRLVHPETVNSGIMIIFPLISLVINIIIGIRIHKDIHSNLNLKSSFFHILGDSLISIAIIAAGIIIYFTKFYYIDPIISLIVSPIIAIGAFSVINETINILLEGVPKEIDFEKVKEEILKTRGVKNVHDLHIWSMSKSFKLLSAHILVEETVVKSSDICCIIDNIQDALEEKFNINHVVIQPEFNACDMTNSFCVHQNL; this is encoded by the coding sequence ATGGAAGATATAGTAAAAATAAAATCAGGCGAATTTACCTTGCATACCCGTAACGGGCATGCGGAACATCACCGTCCGCACGATGATAATGCCCATTCCCATTCGCTAAATTTAAACGGCGAGGCCTTTAGATCCGAAAAAAACTTAAAAATAGCCTTTCTGCTTACTATTTTTATACTGATTACGGAATTTAGCGGAGCGGTAATATCGAAAAGTATGGCGTTATACTCGGATTCCGGCCATATTTTAGTCGATGCGTCATCGCTTCTTCTGGCATGGTTTGCCCAAATGCAGGTAAGAAAAACGCCCACCGAAAAAAATACATACGGCTACCACAGAATGGGAATACTTGCGGCGCTTTTTAATTCGTCTTTACTTTTAGTGATATCTTTGATATTGATTTATGAAAGTTATTTAAGGCTTGTTCATCCGGAAACGGTTAATTCGGGCATTATGATTATTTTCCCTTTAATAAGCCTTGTTATAAATATCATAATAGGCATTAGAATCCATAAAGATATTCATAGCAATTTAAATCTTAAAAGCTCTTTTTTCCATATACTTGGGGATTCCTTAATTTCAATAGCGATTATAGCCGCCGGAATAATTATTTATTTTACAAAATTTTATTACATTGACCCTATAATAAGTTTAATAGTCTCCCCGATTATTGCGATAGGCGCATTCTCCGTCATAAACGAAACCATAAATATATTGTTGGAAGGAGTACCGAAAGAGATTGATTTTGAAAAGGTAAAGGAAGAAATACTTAAAACGCGGGGGGTAAAAAATGTTCATGACCTCCATATATGGAGCATGTCAAAATCTTTTAAGCTATTAAGCGCGCATATTCTTGTCGAGGAAACCGTCGTTAAATCATCCGACATATGCTGTATTATCGATAACATTCAGGATGCGCTCGAAGAAAAATTCAATATAAATCATGTTGTCATTCAGCCCGAATTTAATGCCTGCGATATGACAAACAGTTTTTGCGTTCATCAAAATTTATAA